One Mesorhizobium loti genomic window carries:
- a CDS encoding type II secretion system protein E: MLGRFIKGGEARIEPRVESIANIAVAVGASPVADLEPHGDEFLALKVDLHRHLIDRFNLASLESASKDEILNEIRPIVREFVRGRNVPLNARELDQLTSDTADEMLGLGPIEPLLKDDSIADILINTHKRVFIERYGVIEETAIRFRDEAHLLRVINKIVSAIGRRVDESAPMVDARLADGSRVNIAVRPISVDGPLVSIRKFSKNPYSLERLMAFNSIRQPMIDLLRIAVQARKSILVSGGTGSGKTTLLNALSSYIPSKERLITIEDAAELQLQQPHVGRLETRPPNVEGKGEVRQRELLKNALRMRPDRIIVGEVRGEEAFDMLQAMNTGHEGSMTTIHANTPRDAISRLEQMVGMAGMPMTNDSIRAQIASAIDIIVQTQRLSDGGRRVTSISEITGMEGNVVQLQEIYHFVRRDVGAEGTIIGEFRATGVRPRFAQEAATLGHHFTKDAFNPQVAL, encoded by the coding sequence ATGCTAGGGCGGTTCATCAAGGGTGGCGAGGCGCGGATCGAGCCAAGGGTGGAGTCGATTGCGAACATCGCCGTTGCCGTGGGCGCCTCGCCTGTCGCCGATCTCGAACCGCATGGCGACGAGTTCCTGGCGCTGAAGGTCGATCTGCATCGACATCTCATTGACCGGTTCAACCTCGCATCGCTCGAAAGTGCGTCCAAGGACGAGATCCTGAACGAAATCCGCCCCATCGTGCGCGAATTCGTGCGTGGCCGCAACGTACCGCTGAACGCGCGTGAGCTCGATCAGCTGACCAGTGACACGGCCGACGAGATGCTCGGCCTGGGGCCGATCGAGCCGTTGCTCAAGGACGACTCGATTGCCGACATTCTGATCAATACCCACAAGCGCGTCTTCATCGAGCGATATGGTGTGATCGAGGAGACCGCGATCCGCTTCCGCGACGAGGCGCATCTGTTGCGCGTCATCAACAAGATCGTCTCGGCGATCGGCCGGCGCGTCGACGAATCGGCGCCGATGGTCGATGCCCGGCTGGCAGACGGCTCACGCGTCAACATTGCTGTGCGACCAATCTCGGTCGACGGGCCGCTGGTCTCGATCCGCAAATTCTCCAAGAACCCTTATTCGCTCGAACGTCTGATGGCGTTCAACTCGATCCGCCAGCCGATGATCGATCTGCTGCGGATCGCAGTACAAGCGCGCAAATCGATCCTTGTTTCCGGCGGCACCGGCAGCGGCAAGACGACCTTGCTCAACGCGCTGTCGAGCTACATCCCCTCGAAAGAGCGCCTTATCACCATCGAGGATGCGGCGGAACTGCAATTGCAGCAGCCGCATGTCGGACGGCTGGAGACGCGCCCGCCCAATGTCGAGGGCAAAGGCGAGGTGCGCCAGCGCGAATTGCTGAAGAACGCGCTGCGCATGCGGCCCGACCGCATCATCGTCGGCGAGGTTCGCGGCGAGGAAGCCTTCGACATGCTGCAGGCCATGAACACCGGCCATGAAGGCTCGATGACCACGATCCACGCCAACACGCCGCGCGACGCGATATCGCGGCTGGAACAGATGGTCGGCATGGCCGGCATGCCGATGACCAATGATTCCATTCGGGCGCAGATTGCGTCGGCTATCGACATTATCGTGCAGACGCAGCGTCTGTCAGACGGAGGCAGGCGGGTAACGTCCATATCGGAAATCACCGGCATGGAAGGCAATGTCGTCCAACTCCAGGAGATCTACCATTTCGTACGCCGCGATGTCGGCGCCGAAGGCACCATTATCGGCGAATTCCGCGCAACTGGTGTTCGTCCACGTTTTGCCCAGGAGGCGGCGACGCTTGGCCATCACTTCACCAAGGATGCGTTTAATCCGCAGGTAGCGCTGTGA
- a CDS encoding pilin subunit: MKKLMTMTRQFRDDENGAAMVEYTILLGIITVAVIATIITVGTWVAGRWTTLSTQLAAATA; the protein is encoded by the coding sequence ATGAAGAAGCTCATGACGATGACCCGGCAGTTCCGCGACGACGAAAACGGCGCTGCTATGGTCGAATACACCATCTTGCTCGGCATCATTACAGTAGCTGTGATCGCTACCATCATTACTGTCGGTACCTGGGTAGCCGGGAGGTGGACTACGCTTAGCACGCAGCTCGCCGCCGCTACGGCGTAA
- a CDS encoding Flp pilus assembly protein TadC, whose amino-acid sequence MLLSLAIFLAAVALFLLAAFVLIPVLQTRRIVAQTLLSEGITNRRSLYAQQELNKISAQLPVDAYFRSMEKERGEPNALEARLFRAGFYQASAPVIYTLSRLVAVCVGFLAIYALLSRILPPQLPAFVAFGGSALFGLACIVVPSIALDRFENAQKKIYRRGFPDFMDMMITCADAGMSLEAAVERVGAELAGTHKWLGIQLSIMNLQLRAGKPLREALRELSDRVGLEEARALAVLFRQSEELGTSLTDALRVYSDEMRGQRIMNAEERANALPVKMMIPLGLCIFPVVMMVVMLPVVIRMKGIFF is encoded by the coding sequence ATGCTGCTCTCGCTTGCCATTTTCCTGGCGGCCGTAGCGCTTTTTTTGCTTGCTGCCTTTGTCCTCATACCGGTCCTCCAGACGAGAAGGATCGTTGCACAAACTCTTTTATCAGAGGGAATCACCAACCGCCGATCGCTCTACGCACAGCAGGAACTCAACAAGATTTCTGCGCAGCTACCGGTCGATGCGTATTTCCGCTCGATGGAAAAGGAACGTGGGGAGCCGAATGCTCTTGAGGCTAGATTGTTTCGAGCCGGATTCTATCAAGCAAGTGCACCAGTAATTTACACGCTGTCTCGCCTTGTCGCCGTATGCGTCGGCTTTCTGGCAATCTACGCGCTGCTGTCGCGGATACTACCGCCGCAATTGCCCGCTTTCGTAGCCTTTGGCGGCTCTGCCTTGTTCGGGCTAGCTTGCATCGTTGTCCCTAGCATCGCCCTCGATCGCTTCGAGAATGCCCAAAAAAAGATCTATCGGCGCGGTTTTCCCGATTTCATGGACATGATGATCACATGCGCTGACGCCGGCATGAGCCTCGAGGCGGCCGTGGAGCGCGTTGGCGCCGAATTGGCCGGCACTCACAAATGGCTCGGCATTCAACTGTCGATCATGAATCTGCAATTGCGCGCCGGCAAGCCGCTGCGCGAGGCATTGCGCGAACTCTCTGACCGCGTCGGGCTTGAGGAGGCACGAGCCCTGGCTGTGCTTTTCCGGCAATCCGAGGAACTCGGCACCAGTTTGACGGACGCCCTGCGCGTCTATAGCGACGAAATGCGAGGGCAAAGAATTATGAATGCCGAAGAGCGCGCCAACGCCCTGCCGGTCAAGATGATGATCCCGCTGGGGCTTTGCATCTTTCCGGTCGTGATGATGGTGGTCATGCTACCTGTTGTCATCCGTATGAAAGGCATTTTCTTCTAA
- a CDS encoding Sodium:proton antiporter, with the protein MKLPSPAIRDFIGRATMTLYFTFWVTLKAGALIVAVRSGEWTTARTIDVIAEIAAIGFVVLMVATTVARLPPVKTAQGAEPRVSALIGSFATVTLIAVPRIQTFSQLQLVADLITAVGFVLCILCLWWLGRSFSIIAQARRLVTAGPYRIVRHPLYACEAIVLLGIVLRNPRWITVAVCVIALAFQYRRLVNEEKVLRMAFPEYNAYAQTTPMLFPSISSFR; encoded by the coding sequence ATGAAGCTCCCTTCACCGGCGATACGTGATTTCATCGGCCGTGCAACGATGACTCTATACTTCACGTTTTGGGTGACTTTGAAGGCTGGAGCCCTGATCGTAGCTGTTCGTAGCGGAGAATGGACAACCGCCCGGACTATTGACGTCATAGCGGAAATTGCCGCCATCGGTTTCGTGGTGCTCATGGTTGCGACGACAGTCGCCCGGCTGCCGCCTGTGAAAACCGCACAGGGAGCGGAACCTCGCGTCTCGGCTTTGATTGGGTCCTTTGCCACTGTGACTTTGATTGCTGTCCCTCGCATCCAGACTTTTTCGCAGCTTCAGCTTGTTGCCGACCTCATTACCGCCGTCGGTTTCGTGCTTTGCATTTTGTGCCTGTGGTGGCTCGGTAGATCGTTCAGCATCATTGCCCAGGCTAGACGACTTGTCACAGCGGGACCTTACAGGATCGTGCGGCACCCACTCTATGCCTGCGAAGCGATCGTGCTGCTCGGAATCGTTTTGCGTAACCCGAGGTGGATAACAGTCGCAGTCTGCGTGATTGCCCTTGCTTTCCAATATCGGCGGCTGGTCAACGAGGAGAAGGTCCTACGGATGGCGTTCCCTGAATACAACGCCTACGCGCAAACGACACCAATGCTGTTTCCATCTATATCGTCATTTCGATGA
- a CDS encoding Type II secretion system F domain-containing protein — protein MIPTGQTLLYFIYVLAAASVILAAESFYLSFAGRRARAGAINRRLRRLGEESPAEQSLHGLLRERGLTASGDFIFGAIKLNRLYTQSGITGNPLAFAAVFLLAGLVLALVLPLLLGFSVVVAVITFMLVGFVLPLLVLRRARDKRIQKFAAQLPDALDMIVRSLRAGHPTTVAIGLVAREMPDPLGTEFGIVSDEITFGLSLEQAVRKLSERVGFEGLHLLSVSLSIQSKTGGNLTEILSNLSSVLRERRKLRMKIKALSAEGRMSAWIISLFPVFMFSILMVIAPSYYGDVWDSPLLMPVFLIFGLWALMGDFIMYRMVNFDF, from the coding sequence GTGATCCCAACGGGCCAGACTCTGCTATACTTCATTTATGTGCTGGCGGCAGCGTCGGTTATCCTCGCAGCCGAGTCCTTCTACCTGTCCTTTGCCGGGCGGCGCGCGCGCGCAGGCGCGATCAATCGGCGGCTCAGGCGATTGGGAGAGGAATCTCCGGCCGAGCAGAGTTTGCATGGGCTGCTGCGGGAGCGCGGGCTGACCGCATCGGGCGACTTCATTTTCGGCGCAATCAAGCTCAACCGGCTCTATACGCAATCCGGCATCACCGGCAACCCGCTGGCGTTTGCTGCAGTATTCCTGCTTGCCGGTTTGGTGCTGGCTCTGGTATTGCCCCTGCTGCTGGGCTTTTCGGTCGTTGTAGCTGTTATCACCTTTATGCTTGTCGGATTCGTCCTGCCGCTTCTCGTTCTGCGACGTGCCCGGGACAAGCGGATCCAGAAATTTGCTGCCCAACTTCCCGATGCACTCGACATGATCGTGCGTTCGTTGCGCGCCGGTCACCCAACCACGGTGGCAATCGGCCTCGTCGCGCGGGAAATGCCTGATCCGCTCGGCACCGAATTCGGCATTGTCTCGGACGAAATCACATTTGGTCTCAGCTTGGAGCAGGCTGTTCGGAAATTGTCAGAACGGGTGGGCTTCGAAGGTCTCCATCTGCTTTCGGTGTCGCTCTCCATCCAGTCCAAGACCGGCGGCAATCTCACCGAAATACTATCGAACCTTTCGTCAGTACTGCGCGAACGAAGGAAACTGCGCATGAAGATCAAGGCACTTTCCGCTGAAGGGCGGATGTCGGCTTGGATCATTTCGCTGTTTCCAGTTTTTATGTTCAGCATTTTGATGGTCATCGCCCCGAGCTATTACGGCGATGTCTGGGACAGTCCGCTCCTTATGCCAGTGTTTTTGATCTTTGGGCTGTGGGCGCTTATGGGTGACTTCATCATGTATCGCATGGTCAACTTCGATTTCTAG
- a CDS encoding pilin subunit → MEWIYSWLISWWSLQWEKIGMKKFMTMTRQFRDDENGAAMVEYTILLGIITVAVIATIITVGTWVSGQWTVLSTSLAAATA, encoded by the coding sequence TTGGAATGGATTTATTCTTGGCTCATCTCGTGGTGGTCACTCCAGTGGGAGAAAATTGGCATGAAGAAGTTTATGACAATGACCCGGCAGTTCCGCGACGATGAAAACGGCGCCGCCATGGTCGAATACACCATCCTGCTCGGCATCATTACGGTAGCTGTGATTGCTACTATCATTACTGTTGGCACCTGGGTCAGTGGCCAGTGGACGGTGCTTAGCACATCGCTTGCGGCCGCAACTGCGTAG
- a CDS encoding peptidase A24A prepilin type IV: MLLVEALLLKALAIPLLARIAWLDFTTQKIANRDVLLLLCLGAGALLLLSLQSGSWWDMGLSAIAALVLFVALFPFWVLRKVGAGDVKLMAVVPLLIGGTDLVVFSMLLLVFALATALVVKNPFMLPEGAFRAYIQHLDRKGVVPFGVPISAAAICAIAFQIAYRLGVLGNMSMWQVG, encoded by the coding sequence ATGCTGCTTGTCGAAGCGTTGCTGCTGAAAGCACTCGCCATACCCTTGCTCGCAAGGATTGCGTGGCTGGACTTCACGACACAGAAGATAGCCAATCGTGACGTGCTGCTGCTGCTCTGCCTGGGGGCGGGGGCACTGCTGCTTTTGTCGCTCCAGTCCGGATCCTGGTGGGACATGGGGCTGAGCGCCATTGCCGCGCTTGTGCTGTTCGTCGCGCTCTTTCCGTTTTGGGTGCTGCGAAAAGTCGGTGCGGGCGATGTCAAGCTGATGGCAGTCGTGCCGCTGCTGATTGGCGGAACCGATCTTGTAGTGTTTTCCATGCTGCTGCTGGTTTTCGCGCTCGCCACAGCCTTGGTGGTGAAAAACCCCTTCATGCTGCCTGAGGGCGCTTTCCGCGCTTATATTCAGCACTTGGATCGCAAAGGCGTTGTGCCGTTCGGCGTGCCGATTTCGGCGGCAGCGATCTGCGCAATAGCATTTCAGATCGCTTACAGACTCGGCGTACTTGGCAATATGTCGATGTGGCAGGTAGGCTAA
- a CDS encoding pilus assembly protein has translation MRGVWVRLVGAALSCMAALLTWSLAADAADRFIDVSNPTVHRIFLPSSQSVTIQVSANLGDIVVGDQKIADAQPMTDRTLYVIGKSAGTTTVNLFSPEKRSLGVIQIEVGVDVSDMAQAIRQVAPKSRIEIGSVNGRVRLGGHVKDGATLAAILEVAKQYGPDDIINSVTVDDSQQVNLEVRILEAKRNAGRDLGVSIRSNNSRSTTIVGTGITAVDKDKEVLGTGGFLSDLLSTSTPFGALLTRVVDSNIKVDLYIEALEAKGAVRTLANPNLTTLSGEQASFNAGGEVPIRTLDKNGEISIVYKQFGVNLLFTPVVLDDGKIHMNLAPEVSDLNGFTTAGDPIFTNRKLSTVVELRDGQSFAVGGLLSSRTTKLQNQVPWLGQVPVIGTLFRNSSNQKEETELVVIVTPHIVRPVKPGEQLATPFDKTRPANDPEFFVLGQLEVNKDMIRKYETGDGVTGPYGHMLNFKSKDKMLYVKK, from the coding sequence ATGCGGGGGGTTTGGGTGAGATTGGTCGGTGCCGCGCTATCCTGTATGGCGGCTCTGTTGACGTGGAGTCTGGCGGCCGATGCAGCCGACCGCTTCATCGACGTGTCCAATCCGACCGTCCACCGTATTTTCCTGCCGTCGTCGCAATCGGTGACGATCCAGGTGAGTGCCAATCTCGGCGACATCGTCGTCGGCGACCAAAAGATCGCCGATGCCCAGCCGATGACCGACCGCACCCTCTATGTCATCGGCAAGAGTGCCGGCACCACCACGGTCAATCTCTTCTCACCCGAAAAGCGCTCGCTCGGCGTCATCCAGATAGAGGTCGGCGTCGACGTCAGCGACATGGCGCAGGCGATCCGCCAGGTGGCGCCGAAGTCACGCATCGAAATCGGCTCGGTCAACGGCAGGGTCAGGCTTGGCGGTCATGTCAAGGACGGCGCCACGCTGGCGGCCATCCTGGAAGTGGCGAAGCAATATGGCCCCGACGACATCATCAATTCCGTCACGGTCGACGACAGCCAGCAAGTCAATCTGGAAGTGCGCATTCTCGAAGCCAAGCGCAACGCCGGCCGCGATCTCGGCGTGTCGATCAGGAGCAACAACAGCAGGAGCACGACCATCGTTGGAACCGGGATTACCGCCGTCGACAAAGACAAGGAGGTACTCGGCACCGGAGGTTTTCTGAGCGACCTCCTATCCACCTCCACCCCCTTCGGAGCGCTGCTCACTCGCGTTGTCGACAGCAACATCAAGGTCGATTTGTACATCGAGGCGCTCGAGGCCAAGGGCGCGGTGCGCACACTTGCAAATCCCAATCTCACCACCCTCTCCGGCGAGCAGGCAAGCTTCAACGCCGGTGGTGAAGTCCCTATCCGAACTCTCGACAAGAATGGCGAGATAAGCATCGTCTACAAGCAATTCGGCGTCAATCTTCTGTTCACGCCGGTCGTGCTCGACGACGGCAAGATCCATATGAACCTGGCGCCGGAAGTCAGCGACCTGAACGGTTTCACGACCGCCGGCGACCCGATCTTCACCAACCGCAAACTATCCACCGTCGTCGAATTGCGCGACGGCCAGAGCTTTGCGGTCGGCGGGCTCCTGTCCAGCAGGACCACCAAGCTGCAGAACCAGGTGCCATGGCTCGGCCAGGTGCCGGTCATCGGCACGCTGTTCCGCAATTCGAGCAACCAGAAGGAGGAGACCGAACTGGTCGTCATCGTCACACCGCATATCGTGCGGCCGGTGAAGCCAGGCGAGCAGTTGGCGACACCCTTCGACAAGACACGGCCCGCCAATGACCCGGAATTCTTCGTGCTCGGTCAGCTCGAGGTGAACAAGGACATGATCCGGAAATATGAAACGGGCGACGGCGTCACCGGCCCCTATGGCCACATGTTGAACTTCAAATCGAAGGACAAGATGCTCTATGTCAAGAAATAG
- a CDS encoding pilus assembly protein: MRANTVIMIVLAGVFGVLAVVLANIWLANQRSAMARTDEVQRDTVVVAAVALKFGDTLSADKLREVAWPAGAVPAGAFKTTDELLTKDVPPGGAPKQALQAIGVNEPVLATKITGPGQRATLSAVLGDGMKAVSIRVNDVLGVAGFVFPGDRVDVLLTRTVRSNDGADQSFVDVLLQGMKVLAVDQVADESKDSPTVVKSVTLEASTKDAQKLTLAAGAGQLSLALRQAAASKGETTERVTLSDLTGEMPADVAKRQAELARQAAADAAAAAERQSAEDARKRADEKIAGLAQAVDRVGNKLDELSKVKPPAPVVVSAPAPEVHEVTKEVVKYVQPEPPARATVSVYRGITLESYEVPRQQ, encoded by the coding sequence GTGCGTGCAAATACTGTCATCATGATCGTCCTCGCTGGCGTCTTCGGCGTGCTCGCGGTGGTTCTCGCAAATATCTGGCTGGCGAACCAGCGCAGCGCTATGGCGCGAACGGATGAAGTGCAGCGTGACACGGTCGTGGTGGCCGCGGTGGCGCTGAAGTTCGGCGACACGCTGTCCGCCGACAAGTTGCGCGAAGTCGCATGGCCGGCGGGCGCGGTTCCGGCCGGTGCCTTCAAGACAACGGACGAGCTCCTGACGAAAGACGTCCCCCCTGGCGGAGCCCCCAAACAGGCATTGCAGGCGATCGGCGTCAATGAACCGGTACTCGCCACCAAGATCACCGGCCCGGGCCAGCGCGCCACGCTTTCGGCGGTGCTCGGCGACGGCATGAAGGCCGTGTCCATCCGCGTCAACGACGTGCTTGGCGTCGCCGGCTTCGTCTTCCCGGGAGACCGGGTCGACGTGCTGCTGACGCGGACCGTGCGGAGCAACGACGGCGCGGATCAGAGTTTTGTCGACGTGCTGCTGCAAGGCATGAAAGTGCTCGCCGTCGACCAGGTGGCCGACGAAAGCAAGGACAGCCCGACCGTCGTCAAATCGGTGACGCTTGAGGCCAGCACCAAGGACGCACAGAAGCTGACCCTGGCGGCAGGCGCCGGCCAGTTGTCGCTGGCGCTTCGCCAGGCCGCCGCCAGCAAGGGCGAAACGACAGAGCGCGTGACGCTTTCCGACCTGACCGGCGAAATGCCGGCTGACGTCGCCAAAAGGCAAGCGGAACTGGCCAGGCAGGCAGCAGCCGATGCCGCAGCCGCGGCCGAACGCCAGAGCGCGGAAGACGCTCGTAAGCGCGCGGACGAGAAGATCGCGGGACTGGCCCAAGCCGTTGACCGCGTGGGAAACAAGCTCGACGAGTTGAGCAAGGTCAAGCCGCCGGCTCCGGTCGTGGTATCAGCTCCGGCGCCGGAGGTGCACGAGGTCACGAAGGAAGTGGTCAAATACGTCCAGCCGGAGCCGCCGGCGCGGGCAACTGTCAGCGTCTATCGGGGGATAACGCTTGAATCTTATGAAGTGCCGCGACAACAATAA
- a CDS encoding tetratricopeptide repeat protein — MRTNEPSKGDVTAFGDAFDGLKTVGNVEYYASDQAVAEATNQFRAENYGNAGALFFKATQLAPNDGGAWMGLAASCDRIHRFDLADRAYARAFKLVGASPEYYNNIGYSYLLRGKLQDARSSFLKAYELAPNDPTVANNLKLLSSSVQNIER; from the coding sequence GTGCGCACCAACGAACCGTCGAAAGGCGACGTGACCGCCTTTGGCGATGCCTTCGACGGGCTGAAAACGGTCGGCAACGTCGAGTACTACGCCTCGGACCAGGCCGTCGCCGAAGCTACGAACCAGTTTCGCGCGGAAAATTACGGCAACGCCGGCGCGCTGTTCTTCAAGGCAACGCAACTGGCCCCCAATGACGGCGGCGCCTGGATGGGGCTGGCCGCTTCGTGCGATCGCATTCATCGCTTCGACCTTGCCGACCGGGCCTACGCCCGAGCCTTCAAGCTGGTAGGCGCGTCACCCGAATATTACAACAATATCGGCTACTCCTATTTGCTGCGCGGCAAGCTGCAGGACGCACGCAGCAGTTTCCTCAAGGCCTATGAGCTGGCGCCCAACGATCCGACGGTGGCCAACAATCTGAAGCTGCTGTCGTCGAGCGTGCAGAACATCGAGCGCTAA